The Streptomyces sp. NBC_01689 genome includes a window with the following:
- the cobF gene encoding precorrin-6A synthase (deacetylating) has product MRKIHVIGIGAGDPDQLTLQAVKALRSTDVFFVLGKGEVKADLVRLRRDILDAHLPDGAYRLVEARDPERDRAADGAAYSPAVGDWRSARADICQRLITEELGEDESGAFLVWGDPALYDSTLGILEEILDRGAVAFTYDVVPGISSVSALVARHRTGLNRVAGPVQITTGRRLAEGLPDGVDDVVVMLDAHQAFRRYAGEDIDIYWGAYIGTPDEILVSGPIAEAAPRIERLRAEARERKGWIMDTYLLRRRPRG; this is encoded by the coding sequence GTGCGAAAGATACATGTCATCGGCATCGGCGCGGGCGACCCCGACCAGCTCACCCTCCAGGCGGTCAAGGCGCTGCGGAGCACGGACGTGTTCTTCGTCCTGGGCAAGGGCGAGGTGAAGGCGGACCTCGTCCGGCTGCGCCGTGACATCCTCGACGCCCACCTTCCCGACGGGGCGTACCGCCTGGTCGAGGCGCGCGACCCGGAGCGCGACCGGGCCGCCGACGGCGCCGCCTACTCCCCCGCCGTGGGCGACTGGCGCAGCGCCCGCGCCGACATCTGCCAGCGGCTCATCACCGAGGAGCTGGGCGAGGACGAGAGCGGCGCGTTCCTGGTGTGGGGCGATCCCGCGCTGTACGACAGCACGCTCGGGATCCTGGAGGAGATCCTGGACCGCGGCGCGGTGGCGTTCACGTACGACGTGGTGCCCGGCATCAGCAGCGTCTCCGCGCTCGTCGCCCGGCACCGTACGGGGCTCAACAGGGTGGCGGGGCCGGTCCAGATCACCACGGGCAGGCGTCTCGCGGAGGGCCTTCCCGACGGGGTGGACGACGTGGTCGTCATGCTCGACGCCCACCAGGCCTTCCGGCGGTACGCCGGGGAGGACATCGACATCTACTGGGGCGCGTACATCGGCACGCCGGACGAGATCCTCGTGTCCGGCCCGATAGCGGAGGCGGCGCCCCGGATCGAACGGCTGCGGGCCGAGGCGCGTGAGCGCAAGGGCTGGATCATGGACACGTATCTGCTGCGCAGGCGTCCGCGCGGTTAG
- a CDS encoding cobalt-precorrin-6A reductase, whose amino-acid sequence MSPHVLVLGGTTEARRLAAELAGRPGVRVTTSLAGRVSRPGALEGDVRVGGFGGVDGLARWLREQRVDAVVDATHPFASRITGNAVRAAAAAGVPAVVLRRPGWRPGPDDRWHHADSLAEAAALLPPLGRRVFLTTGRLGLAAFADLAELHFLVRSVEAPEPPLPADTEVLLARGPFTVDDERTLLRAHRIEVLVAKDSGGEATAAKLTAARALGLPVVVVRRPPLPDGVTAVPDVTSALARLGLRGP is encoded by the coding sequence ATGTCCCCCCACGTCCTGGTCCTCGGCGGCACCACCGAGGCACGCCGGCTCGCCGCCGAACTGGCCGGCCGCCCCGGGGTGCGGGTGACCACGTCCCTCGCGGGGCGGGTGTCCCGGCCCGGCGCGCTCGAAGGGGACGTCCGGGTGGGCGGGTTCGGAGGCGTGGACGGGCTGGCGCGATGGCTGCGCGAGCAGCGGGTGGACGCCGTCGTCGACGCCACCCACCCCTTCGCCTCCCGCATCACCGGGAACGCCGTACGGGCCGCCGCCGCGGCCGGCGTCCCGGCGGTCGTCCTGCGCCGCCCCGGCTGGCGGCCCGGCCCCGACGACCGGTGGCACCACGCCGACTCCCTCGCCGAGGCCGCCGCACTGCTTCCGCCGCTGGGCCGCCGGGTCTTCCTCACCACCGGCCGGCTGGGCCTCGCGGCCTTCGCGGATCTCGCGGAACTCCACTTCCTCGTACGGTCCGTGGAGGCGCCCGAGCCGCCGCTGCCAGCGGACACCGAGGTGCTCCTCGCCCGCGGCCCGTTCACGGTGGACGATGAGCGGACCCTGCTGCGCGCCCACCGCATCGAGGTGCTGGTGGCCAAGGACAGCGGGGGAGAGGCGACGGCCGCGAAGCTCACCGCCGCCCGCGCACTGGGCCTGCCCGTGGTCGTCGTACGCAGGCCGCCGCTGCCGGACGGGGTGACCGCCGTGCCCGACGTGACGTCGGCCCTGGCCCGCCTGGGCCTCCGCGGCCCCTGA
- a CDS encoding M4 family metallopeptidase encodes MRRIPRQAAAAGALAATAALLAVGIQTVPAVAKPAAPHPSPLRSGGLEARLTPAQHAALLKSAAQRTTATAGTLGLGAKEKLVVRDVVKDQDGTVHTRYERTYAGLPVLGGDVVVHTPPASLAAGTVSSTFNNKHVIKVASTTAAFSKSAAAGKALKAAKSLTAEKATTDSARKVIWAGSGTPKLAWETVIGGLQDDGTPSQLHVITDATTGKELYRYQAVKTGTGNTQYSGTVTLNTTLSGSTYQLYDTTRGGHKTYSLNNGTSGTGTLMTDADDVWGTGAGSNTQTAGADAAYGAQMTWDFYKNTFNRSGIKNNGVAAYSRVHYSTAYVNAFWDDSCFCMTYGDGSGSTHALTSLDVAGHEMSHGVTSNTAGLNYTGESGGLNEATSDIFGTGVEFYANNASDPGDYLIGEKININGDGTPLRYMDKPSKDGGSADSWYSGVGNLDVHYSSGPANHMFYLLSEGSGTKVINGVTYNSPTSDGVAVAGIGRAAALQIWYKALTTYMTSSTNYAAARTAALNAATALYGANSTQYAGVANAFAGINVGSHVTPPSNGVTVTNPGSQSSTVGTAVSLQVSASSTNGGSLSYSASGLPTGLSINSSTGAITGTPTTAGTYSTTVTVTDSTGATGTASFSWTVSSGGGGTCSSAQLLGNPGFESGNTTWTASTGVITTDSGEAAHGGSYKAWLDGYGATHTDTLSQSVTIPAGCKASLTFYLHIDTAETTTSTAYDKLTVTAGSTTLATYSNLNKATGYTQKTFDLSSFAGTTVTLKFNGVEDSSLQTSFVLDDTALTTS; translated from the coding sequence GTGAGACGAATTCCCCGTCAGGCGGCCGCAGCCGGAGCACTCGCGGCCACCGCCGCGTTGCTGGCCGTCGGCATACAGACGGTTCCGGCGGTCGCCAAGCCCGCCGCCCCCCACCCCAGCCCGTTGCGCAGCGGAGGACTGGAGGCCCGGCTCACCCCGGCCCAGCACGCGGCTCTGCTGAAGAGCGCGGCGCAGAGGACCACGGCGACCGCCGGCACCCTCGGCCTCGGTGCCAAGGAGAAGCTGGTGGTCAGGGACGTCGTCAAGGACCAGGACGGCACGGTGCACACCCGTTACGAGCGCACCTACGCCGGCCTGCCGGTACTGGGCGGCGACGTGGTCGTGCACACCCCGCCGGCCTCGCTGGCGGCCGGCACGGTGAGCAGCACCTTCAACAACAAGCACGTCATCAAGGTCGCTTCGACCACGGCGGCCTTCAGCAAGTCGGCGGCCGCGGGCAAGGCCCTGAAGGCCGCGAAGTCCCTCACCGCCGAGAAGGCCACCACCGACAGCGCCCGCAAGGTGATCTGGGCCGGCAGCGGCACCCCCAAACTTGCCTGGGAGACCGTGATCGGCGGACTCCAGGACGACGGCACCCCGAGCCAGTTGCACGTCATCACCGACGCCACCACCGGCAAGGAGCTCTACCGCTACCAGGCCGTCAAGACCGGTACCGGCAACACCCAGTACAGCGGCACGGTCACCCTCAACACCACGCTGTCCGGGTCGACGTACCAGCTGTACGACACCACGCGCGGCGGTCACAAGACGTACAGCCTCAACAACGGCACGTCGGGTACGGGCACGCTGATGACCGACGCCGACGACGTGTGGGGCACCGGTGCCGGGTCCAACACCCAGACCGCCGGCGCCGACGCCGCCTACGGCGCCCAGATGACCTGGGACTTCTACAAGAACACGTTCAACCGCAGCGGCATCAAGAACAACGGTGTCGCCGCGTACTCCCGCGTCCACTACAGCACGGCGTACGTCAACGCGTTCTGGGACGACAGCTGCTTCTGCATGACGTACGGCGACGGTTCGGGCAGCACCCACGCGCTCACCTCGCTGGACGTGGCGGGCCACGAGATGAGCCACGGCGTCACCTCCAACACCGCGGGCCTCAACTACACCGGTGAGTCCGGCGGCCTGAACGAGGCGACCTCCGACATCTTCGGCACCGGCGTCGAGTTCTACGCCAACAACGCCTCCGACCCCGGTGACTACCTCATCGGCGAGAAGATCAACATCAACGGCGACGGCACGCCGCTGCGTTACATGGACAAGCCGAGCAAGGACGGCGGCTCCGCGGACAGTTGGTACTCCGGCGTCGGCAACCTGGACGTCCACTACTCCTCGGGTCCGGCGAACCACATGTTCTACCTGCTTTCCGAGGGCAGCGGCACCAAGGTGATCAACGGCGTCACCTACAACAGCCCCACGTCCGACGGTGTCGCCGTCGCGGGCATCGGCCGGGCCGCAGCCCTGCAGATCTGGTACAAGGCGCTGACGACGTACATGACGTCCAGCACCAACTACGCCGCCGCCCGTACCGCCGCGCTCAACGCCGCCACCGCGCTGTACGGCGCCAACTCCACCCAGTACGCGGGGGTGGCGAACGCCTTCGCGGGCATCAACGTCGGCAGCCACGTCACCCCGCCGTCGAACGGGGTGACCGTCACCAACCCGGGCAGCCAGTCCTCCACCGTCGGTACCGCGGTGAGTCTGCAGGTCTCCGCCAGCAGCACCAACGGCGGCTCGCTGAGCTACTCCGCGAGCGGGCTGCCGACCGGCCTGTCGATCAACAGCTCCACCGGCGCGATCACCGGCACCCCGACCACGGCGGGCACCTACAGCACCACGGTCACCGTCACGGACAGCACCGGAGCGACCGGCACCGCGTCCTTCTCCTGGACGGTGTCCTCGGGCGGCGGTGGCACCTGCTCCTCGGCGCAGCTGCTCGGCAACCCGGGCTTCGAGTCGGGCAACACCACCTGGACCGCCTCCACCGGTGTCATCACCACCGACAGCGGTGAAGCCGCCCACGGCGGCTCCTACAAGGCCTGGCTCGACGGCTACGGCGCCACCCACACCGACACGCTCTCCCAGTCCGTGACCATCCCCGCCGGCTGCAAGGCCAGCCTCACCTTCTACCTCCACATCGACACCGCGGAGACCACCACCAGCACCGCCTACGACAAGCTCACCGTCACCGCCGGATCCACCACCCTCGCCACCTACTCCAACCTCAACAAGGCCACCGGATACACCCAGAAGACCTTCGACCTCTCCTCCTTCGCCGGCACCACCGTCACCCTCAAGTTCAACGGCGTCGAGGACTCCTCCCTCCAAACCAGCTTCGTCCTCGACGACACCGCCCTCACCACCAGCTGA
- a CDS encoding sugar isomerase domain-containing protein, translated as MSAGSVSADSFARESRTVLDGITTSARDDVRRAAALIADCVRAGGVVQAFGTGHSQALVLEIAGRAGGLVPTNRLSIADLVLYGGERPDVLADPLLERRSGVAARIYGLVEPRPEDLFVIVSNSGVNNVVVEMALHAKERGHRVLAVTSLAHTRAVPAAHPGGHKLADLADVVLDNAAPRGDALLELPGGGAVCALSTLTGVMLVQMAVAETAALLLAEGVTPPVYVSANVPGGFEGNLVLEERYAGRIRRTAS; from the coding sequence GTGTCCGCAGGATCCGTCAGCGCCGACAGCTTCGCGCGCGAGAGCCGTACCGTCCTCGACGGCATCACCACGTCCGCCCGTGACGACGTCCGGCGTGCCGCCGCGCTGATCGCGGACTGCGTGCGGGCGGGGGGTGTCGTCCAGGCTTTCGGTACCGGGCACTCCCAGGCCCTGGTGCTCGAAATCGCGGGCCGCGCCGGTGGGTTGGTGCCCACGAACCGGCTGAGCATCGCCGACCTGGTGCTGTACGGCGGGGAGCGGCCGGACGTCCTGGCCGACCCGCTGCTGGAGCGCAGGTCCGGGGTCGCCGCCCGGATCTACGGTCTCGTGGAGCCGCGGCCCGAGGACCTCTTCGTCATCGTCTCCAACTCGGGCGTCAACAACGTGGTCGTGGAGATGGCCCTGCACGCCAAGGAGCGGGGGCACCGTGTCCTGGCCGTCACCTCGCTGGCCCACACACGGGCGGTGCCCGCCGCGCATCCGGGCGGACACAAACTCGCCGATCTGGCCGACGTCGTCCTGGACAACGCCGCGCCGCGCGGCGACGCGCTGCTCGAACTGCCCGGCGGGGGAGCCGTCTGCGCTCTGTCCACGCTGACCGGGGTGATGCTCGTGCAGATGGCGGTCGCGGAGACCGCCGCGCTCCTGCTGGCCGAGGGTGTCACGCCGCCGGTCTATGTGTCGGCCAACGTGCCCGGAGGCTTCGAGGGCAACCTGGTGCTGGAGGAACGCTACGCGGGACGCATCCGCCGCACCGCGAGCTGA
- a CDS encoding sulfite exporter TauE/SafE family protein → MNTMTLWHISGWEFAALAAAALLVGFSKTAVSGANTVSLAIFAAVLPARASTGVLLPLLIVGDVLAVATYRRHAHWPTLWRLFPAVAAGVVLGTLFLVWADDGTVRTSIGAILLLMAAVTLWRRRSAAQEEEPDAVATRSGRIKARSYGVLGGFTTMVANAGGPVMSMYLLSAGFRKLGFLGTSAFFFLIVNTSKVPFSVGLGLIDGHSLLLDAVLAVFVVPGAYLGRWAVHHIDQLLFERLVIAATVVGGVQLLLR, encoded by the coding sequence ATGAACACGATGACGCTCTGGCACATATCCGGCTGGGAGTTCGCCGCCCTCGCCGCCGCGGCACTGCTCGTCGGCTTCTCGAAGACCGCCGTCAGCGGAGCCAACACGGTCAGTCTGGCGATCTTCGCCGCCGTGCTGCCCGCCCGCGCCTCGACCGGCGTGCTGCTCCCCCTCCTCATCGTCGGGGACGTACTGGCCGTGGCGACCTACCGGCGGCACGCGCACTGGCCCACGCTGTGGCGGCTGTTCCCGGCGGTCGCCGCGGGCGTCGTCCTCGGCACCCTGTTCCTGGTGTGGGCCGACGACGGGACGGTACGGACCTCGATCGGCGCGATCCTGCTGCTGATGGCGGCGGTGACCCTGTGGCGCCGGCGGTCGGCCGCCCAGGAGGAGGAGCCCGACGCGGTCGCGACCCGGTCCGGCCGGATCAAGGCACGCTCCTACGGCGTCCTCGGCGGGTTCACCACGATGGTCGCCAACGCGGGCGGTCCGGTGATGTCGATGTACCTGCTGTCCGCCGGCTTCCGCAAACTCGGCTTCCTGGGCACCTCGGCCTTCTTCTTCCTGATCGTCAACACCTCCAAGGTGCCCTTCAGCGTGGGCCTCGGACTCATCGACGGCCACTCGCTGCTCCTGGACGCGGTGCTCGCGGTCTTCGTCGTACCGGGCGCCTACCTCGGCCGGTGGGCCGTGCACCACATCGACCAGCTGCTCTTCGAACGGCTGGTGATCGCGGCGACCGTGGTGGGCGGGGTCCAGCTGCTGCTGCGCTGA
- a CDS encoding DUF309 domain-containing protein, translating to MSGTSGSRRDDGRDRDVEGRARNARPRDGLGRPLPYGAEGVERQPEGVVRDPDRTVTEAQALLDAGRPFHAHEVFEDAWKSGPEEERTLWRGLAQLAVGLTHAARGNATGGARLLRRGAGAVDEWRAGTAAGARPPYGLDLAGLAAWARELAASVEGDGVAVGAADRAPRLRGGTG from the coding sequence ATGAGCGGGACATCCGGAAGTCGGCGTGACGACGGGCGGGATCGGGACGTCGAGGGCAGGGCGCGCAACGCCCGGCCGCGGGACGGGCTGGGCCGTCCCCTGCCGTACGGGGCCGAGGGCGTCGAACGGCAGCCGGAAGGGGTCGTGCGCGATCCGGACCGGACGGTGACCGAGGCGCAGGCCCTGCTGGACGCCGGGCGGCCCTTCCACGCGCACGAGGTCTTCGAGGACGCCTGGAAGTCGGGTCCGGAGGAGGAGCGCACGCTCTGGCGGGGGCTGGCCCAGCTCGCGGTGGGCCTCACCCACGCGGCCCGGGGCAACGCGACGGGCGGCGCCCGGCTGCTGCGGCGCGGGGCCGGAGCCGTCGACGAGTGGCGGGCCGGCACCGCCGCCGGGGCCCGTCCTCCCTACGGGCTCGACCTTGCCGGACTGGCGGCGTGGGCAAGGGAGTTGGCCGCCTCCGTGGAGGGTGACGGGGTCGCCGTCGGAGCCGCGGACCGGGCACCCCGACTGCGCGGCGGCACGGGCTGA
- a CDS encoding thiolase family protein, whose amino-acid sequence MRPVHFAAARRTPIGKLRGALSGVRPDDLAATVIRGLLADVPALDPARIDDVYWGAANQAGEDNRNVARMAVLLAGLPETVPGATVNRLCASGLEAVTTAARAIAAGEADIVLAGGSESMSRAPFVLPRPDEALPHRIETVDTRLGWRLVNPAMKDLHGLLSMGETAEEVAARHGVSRERQDAFALRSHQRAADARKNGHFDAELLPVERPDGVIVDTDECVREDTSLEKLSRLKPVFRPGGTVTAGNASPMNDGAAGLLLVGEDALRELGLESLGRYVAGASAGVDPDVMGIGPVPATQKALARVGWSVGDLEEAEFNEAFAAQALACVDRLGIDPERVNPTGGAIAVGHPLGCSGARILTTLLHRMRRTGAGRGLATMCVGVGQGSAVLVERS is encoded by the coding sequence GTGCGTCCTGTCCACTTCGCGGCGGCCCGCCGCACCCCCATCGGCAAACTGCGCGGCGCCCTGTCCGGGGTGCGGCCCGACGACCTCGCCGCGACGGTGATCCGCGGTCTGCTCGCCGACGTGCCCGCGCTCGACCCCGCCAGGATCGACGACGTCTACTGGGGCGCGGCCAACCAGGCGGGCGAGGACAACCGCAACGTCGCCCGCATGGCCGTCCTCCTCGCGGGCCTGCCCGAGACCGTGCCCGGCGCGACCGTCAACCGGCTGTGCGCCTCGGGCCTCGAAGCCGTCACCACGGCCGCCCGGGCGATCGCCGCGGGCGAGGCCGACATCGTGCTCGCGGGCGGCTCCGAGTCGATGAGCCGGGCCCCCTTCGTCCTGCCCCGCCCCGACGAGGCACTGCCGCACCGCATCGAGACCGTCGACACCCGGCTCGGCTGGCGGCTGGTCAACCCGGCGATGAAGGATCTGCACGGACTCCTGTCGATGGGGGAGACGGCCGAGGAGGTCGCCGCCCGCCACGGCGTCTCCCGTGAGCGCCAGGACGCGTTCGCGCTGCGCAGCCACCAACGCGCCGCGGACGCCCGGAAGAACGGCCACTTCGACGCCGAACTGCTCCCCGTGGAGCGCCCCGACGGCGTGATCGTCGACACCGACGAATGCGTACGCGAGGACACCTCGCTGGAGAAACTGTCCCGGCTCAAGCCGGTGTTCCGCCCGGGCGGCACCGTCACCGCGGGCAACGCGTCGCCCATGAACGACGGGGCCGCCGGACTGCTCCTGGTCGGCGAGGACGCCCTGCGCGAACTCGGCCTGGAGTCGCTGGGCCGTTATGTCGCGGGCGCCTCGGCGGGAGTCGACCCGGACGTCATGGGCATCGGCCCGGTACCCGCCACGCAGAAGGCGCTGGCGCGGGTCGGCTGGAGCGTCGGCGACCTCGAGGAGGCCGAGTTCAACGAGGCGTTCGCGGCCCAGGCCCTGGCCTGCGTGGACCGGCTCGGCATCGACCCGGAGCGGGTCAACCCGACCGGCGGTGCCATCGCGGTGGGGCACCCCCTCGGATGCTCCGGTGCCCGTATCCTCACCACCCTGCTGCACCGGATGCGCCGCACCGGTGCCGGGCGCGGCCTGGCCACCATGTGCGTCGGAGTCGGCCAGGGCAGCGCGGTCCTGGTCGAGCGGTCCTGA